From the genome of Streptomyces sp. TLI_235:
GGTCCACGACCGCCGTTCCGGAACACGCATCGAATCGAACGGAGCCCGGCAGATGAACCCTTCAAGACCCACGATCACGGGCAGTGGTCTCTCCCGAACCGTCTCCCCCTGGCGGCTACCTGGCTCGTCAGCGTCATGGGTGAGCACAGCTACGAGACGCTGCTGGAGTGGGAGTCGACGCCGCCGCACCGGGCGGTCCTGCCGTGCGGGCTCCGGTGGGACGTCGCGCGGATGCCCGAGAGCCTCGGCCTGTCCGTCCTCGCACGCCTCGGCGGGACGGACCCGGATCAGGTCGGCCCGGTCCTGCGGGATCTGCTCGGCCACCGGATGTACTGGTTCATCCCCCTCGGCCACACCGAGGAGTGGCGGCGACTGGGAGAGGACGTCCACCTCCTGACCAGGGGGTGCTTTCTCGTCGTACTTCACCCGGACATCCCGGGCGACGGCTCGACCGAGTGGGAGCACTGGCCCGCTCGCACCGGCACGCTGACGAATCCCGGTCGGCTGGCCGCCACGGTGGCCAAGGCGCTCAC
Proteins encoded in this window:
- a CDS encoding hypothetical protein (manually curated) codes for the protein MGEHSYETLLEWESTPPHRAVLPCGLRWDVARMPESLGLSVLARLGGTDPDQVGPVLRDLLGHRMYWFIPLGHTEEWRRLGEDVHLLTRGCFLVVLHPDIPGDGSTEWEHWPARTGTLTNPGRLAATVAKALT